In the Streptomyces sp. cg36 genome, one interval contains:
- a CDS encoding tetratricopeptide repeat protein — MQPRNMSMSGVVDLAAVKAAGEAKAKAEQARAEAARQGGGTAVPPSALVIDVDEAGFERDIIQRSAEVPVVIDFWAEWCEPCKQLGPLLERLAVEYDGRFLLAKIDVDANQMLMQQFGIQGIPAVFAVVAGQALPLFQGAAPEAQIRETLDQLIQVAEERFGLTGIAVDADAAPAAASAAAPVGPYDALLEAAVLALDSGDLAGAVQAYKNVLADDPGHPEAKLGLAQAELLRRVQDMDPARVRQEAAEDPKDVEAQIAAADLDLVGGHVEDAFARLVDTARVTAGEDRNAVRVRLLELFEVVGADDPRVTKARGALARVLY, encoded by the coding sequence ATGCAGCCTAGGAACATGTCCATGAGCGGCGTCGTCGACCTCGCCGCGGTGAAGGCGGCCGGTGAGGCCAAGGCCAAGGCGGAGCAGGCCCGCGCCGAGGCCGCCCGCCAGGGCGGGGGCACGGCGGTGCCGCCGTCGGCCCTCGTGATCGATGTCGACGAGGCCGGATTCGAGCGCGACATCATCCAGCGCTCCGCCGAGGTGCCCGTCGTCATCGACTTCTGGGCCGAGTGGTGCGAGCCGTGCAAGCAGCTCGGCCCGCTCCTGGAGCGGCTGGCCGTCGAGTACGACGGCCGCTTCCTGCTGGCCAAGATCGATGTCGACGCCAACCAGATGCTGATGCAGCAGTTCGGGATCCAGGGGATCCCGGCGGTCTTCGCGGTGGTCGCGGGCCAGGCGCTGCCCCTCTTCCAGGGCGCGGCCCCCGAGGCGCAGATCCGCGAGACCCTCGACCAGCTGATCCAGGTCGCCGAGGAGCGTTTCGGCCTCACCGGGATCGCGGTGGACGCGGACGCGGCCCCGGCGGCGGCCTCCGCCGCGGCGCCGGTCGGCCCCTATGACGCCCTGCTCGAAGCGGCCGTGCTCGCCCTGGACTCCGGCGATCTGGCCGGCGCGGTCCAGGCGTACAAGAACGTACTGGCCGACGACCCCGGCCACCCCGAGGCCAAGCTCGGCCTCGCGCAGGCCGAACTCCTGCGCCGCGTCCAGGACATGGACCCGGCCCGGGTCCGCCAGGAGGCCGCCGAGGACCCGAAGGACGTCGAGGCGCAGATCGCCGCGGCGGACCTGGACCTGGTGGGCGGTCATGTCGAGGACGCCTTCGCCCGGCTGGTCGACACCGCCCGGGTCACCGCCGGGGAGGACCGCAACGCGGTCCGGGTGCGCCTGCTCGAACTCTTCGAAGTGGTCGGCGCGGACGACCCGCGGGTGACCAAGGCGCGCGGCGCCCTGGCCCGGGTTCTTTACTGA
- a CDS encoding TetR/AcrR family transcriptional regulator, whose amino-acid sequence MCSESSPGRAARPGRPRSTAADAAILLATRQALVELGWSKLTMGDVATRAGVAKTTLYRRWAGKNELVVDAVAVLFDELELPDLGSLAADVEGVVLQFASILQRPETKTALMAVVAESTRDEALRDRIRSAIVDRQKRLVLIGRERAQVRGELPFEEDPAASARHADLIFDVVAGAVVHRALVSAEPVDREWARDFTLLICTGLTATA is encoded by the coding sequence ATGTGTTCCGAATCCAGCCCCGGCAGAGCCGCGCGCCCCGGCCGCCCCCGCAGCACGGCGGCCGACGCGGCGATCCTGCTGGCGACCAGGCAGGCGCTGGTCGAGCTGGGCTGGTCGAAGCTGACGATGGGGGACGTGGCAACCCGCGCGGGGGTCGCCAAGACGACCCTGTACCGGCGCTGGGCGGGCAAGAACGAACTGGTCGTGGACGCGGTGGCGGTCCTCTTCGACGAGCTGGAGCTGCCCGACCTCGGCAGCCTGGCGGCGGACGTGGAGGGCGTGGTGCTCCAGTTCGCCTCGATCCTCCAGCGCCCCGAGACCAAGACGGCGCTGATGGCCGTGGTCGCCGAGTCCACCCGGGACGAGGCGCTGCGCGACCGGATCCGGTCGGCGATCGTCGACCGCCAGAAACGGCTCGTACTGATCGGCCGCGAGCGCGCCCAGGTGCGCGGCGAACTCCCCTTCGAGGAGGACCCCGCCGCCTCCGCCCGCCACGCCGACCTGATCTTCGACGTGGTGGCCGGGGCGGTGGTGCACCGGGCGCTGGTGAGCGCGGAGCCCGTGGACCGGGAATGGGCCCGCGACTTCACCCTCCTGATCTGCACCGGGTTGACGGCGACGGCCTGA
- a CDS encoding GDP-mannose 4,6-dehydratase → MNWQNRTVLVTGAEGFIGSTLVDLLLERGARVRAFVHYKPYAEKGHLARLMGHPAVEMIAGDVRDAGRVSDAVAGCDTVFHLAALIGIPYSYDSPGAYVQTNVVGTENIAEACRRHAVRRLVHTSTSEVYGTARTAPIGEDHPLQPQSPYSASKIGADMMALSHWHAFELPVTVVRPFNTYGPRQSARAVIPTILAQLHSGSREIRLGSLTPTRDFTYVTDTARGFLAVAECDRALGEVVNLGSGREISIGDLAHALIEASGREARVVVDPARLRPSGSEVERLLSDNSRAREWAHWQPEVPLAEGLKRTSEWVAENLALFAPGRYAV, encoded by the coding sequence ATGAACTGGCAGAACCGGACCGTCCTGGTGACCGGGGCCGAGGGCTTCATCGGCTCGACCCTGGTGGACCTGCTCCTCGAACGGGGCGCGCGGGTGCGGGCGTTCGTGCACTACAAGCCGTACGCCGAGAAGGGGCACCTGGCCCGGCTCATGGGCCATCCGGCGGTCGAGATGATCGCGGGCGACGTCCGCGACGCCGGGCGGGTCTCGGACGCGGTCGCCGGCTGCGACACCGTCTTCCACCTGGCGGCGCTGATCGGCATCCCGTACAGCTACGACTCTCCGGGCGCCTACGTCCAGACGAACGTGGTCGGCACCGAGAACATCGCCGAGGCGTGCCGCAGGCACGCGGTGCGGCGGCTGGTGCACACCTCCACCAGCGAGGTCTACGGAACCGCGCGGACCGCGCCGATCGGCGAGGACCACCCGCTCCAGCCGCAGTCGCCCTACTCGGCGTCGAAGATCGGCGCGGACATGATGGCGCTCTCGCACTGGCACGCCTTCGAGCTGCCGGTGACGGTGGTGCGGCCGTTCAACACCTATGGGCCGCGCCAGTCCGCGCGGGCGGTCATCCCCACCATCCTCGCCCAGCTGCACTCCGGCTCCCGCGAGATCCGGCTGGGTTCGCTCACCCCGACCCGCGACTTCACCTATGTCACCGACACCGCGCGCGGCTTCCTGGCGGTCGCGGAGTGCGACCGGGCGCTGGGCGAGGTCGTCAACCTCGGCTCCGGGCGCGAGATCTCCATCGGCGACCTGGCGCACGCGCTCATCGAGGCGTCCGGCCGCGAGGCCCGCGTCGTCGTCGACCCGGCCCGGCTGCGGCCCTCGGGCAGCGAGGTGGAACGGCTGCTTTCGGACAACTCCCGGGCCCGCGAGTGGGCGCACTGGCAGCCGGAGGTGCCGCTGGCGGAGGGCCTGAAGCGGACGTCCGAGTGGGTGGCGGAGAACCTGGCGCTGTTCGCGCCCGGGCGGTACGCCGTCTGA
- a CDS encoding glycosyltransferase, translating to MRTPLSVVIGAGGTGGHIYPGLALAEALRRAVPDAVISFVGTERGLEGELIPAAGYRLHTVDMIPFDPALGARRYLLPAALLKSGAQCRAILREQGAQVAVGMGGYPSAPVIVGARLAGLPSLIHESNAVPGRANQFAARLTRNIAVAFDRSRAHLAGGADAVTTGMPISAALARLDRTTLRAEARRALDVPPGARLVLVNGGSLGAARLTEASVGLARRWHGRADVHLLIKTGPAALAETRRRLAGLWGARAVPYLDRMDLAYAAADLVVCRAGSATVAELATTGVPAVLVPYPHAPGDHQTHNARVLSDAGAGLLLPDGETTAERLAELVEPLLAAPARLAAMAGAADPGPHARAAELLAARVLELAAHPVPHSLSYHKEHTA from the coding sequence ATGCGCACACCACTGTCTGTCGTGATCGGTGCGGGTGGCACCGGTGGCCACATCTATCCCGGGCTCGCGCTCGCCGAGGCACTGCGCCGGGCCGTCCCGGACGCCGTGATCTCCTTCGTCGGTACGGAACGGGGCCTGGAGGGCGAGCTGATACCCGCCGCCGGGTACCGGCTGCACACCGTCGACATGATCCCCTTCGACCCGGCGCTCGGCGCCCGCCGCTATCTGCTCCCCGCGGCCCTGCTGAAGTCCGGCGCGCAGTGCCGGGCGATCCTGCGCGAGCAGGGCGCCCAGGTCGCCGTCGGGATGGGCGGCTATCCCAGCGCCCCCGTCATCGTCGGCGCCAGGCTCGCCGGGCTGCCCAGCCTGATCCACGAGTCCAACGCGGTGCCGGGGCGGGCCAACCAGTTCGCGGCCCGGCTCACCCGGAACATCGCGGTCGCCTTCGACCGCAGCCGGGCCCATCTGGCGGGCGGCGCCGACGCCGTCACCACCGGGATGCCCATCTCCGCCGCGCTGGCCCGGCTCGACCGGACCACGCTGCGGGCCGAGGCCCGGCGGGCCCTGGACGTGCCGCCCGGGGCGCGCCTGGTGCTGGTCAACGGCGGCAGCCTGGGCGCGGCCCGGCTCACCGAGGCATCGGTCGGACTGGCCCGGCGCTGGCACGGGCGCGCGGACGTCCATCTGCTGATCAAGACCGGTCCCGCCGCCCTGGCGGAGACCCGGCGGCGGCTGGCCGGGCTGTGGGGGGCGCGGGCGGTGCCCTACCTCGACCGGATGGACCTGGCGTACGCGGCGGCCGACCTGGTGGTGTGCCGGGCCGGTTCGGCGACCGTCGCCGAGCTCGCCACCACCGGGGTGCCCGCGGTGCTCGTGCCGTATCCGCACGCGCCCGGCGACCACCAGACCCACAACGCCCGGGTCCTCTCCGACGCCGGGGCCGGGCTGCTGCTGCCGGACGGCGAGACCACCGCCGAGCGGCTCGCGGAGCTGGTCGAGCCGCTGCTGGCCGCCCCGGCCCGGCTGGCCGCGATGGCGGGCGCGGCCGACCCCGGCCCGCACGCCCGGGCCGCCGAACTGCTCGCCGCCAGGGTCCTGGAGCTGGCCGCGCACCCCGTCCCGCACTCCCTCTCGTACCACAAGGAGCACACAGCATGA
- a CDS encoding response regulator transcription factor: MSSSTHARPPARILVVDDEPEVRAAVEDGLTVEGYEVRGAADGLAALAELASWQPDAVVLDVMMPVMDGLAVCRQLRAVGDRTPVLVLTALDSVSERVDGLEAGADDYLVKPFALDELIARVRALLRRAAPEQPEPEQLVFADLALDPATRTGHRGGRPLEFSRTEFALLELLMRHPRQVLPREMILELVWGRDFGPDSNSLAVYVGYLRRKLEAGGESRLVHTVHGVGYRLDAA; encoded by the coding sequence ATGAGCAGCAGCACGCACGCGCGCCCCCCGGCCCGGATCCTCGTGGTCGACGACGAACCCGAGGTCAGGGCGGCGGTCGAGGACGGTCTGACCGTCGAGGGATACGAGGTGCGCGGCGCCGCCGACGGGCTCGCGGCGCTGGCCGAGCTCGCCTCCTGGCAGCCGGACGCGGTGGTGCTCGACGTGATGATGCCGGTCATGGACGGGCTGGCGGTCTGCCGTCAGCTGCGGGCCGTCGGCGACCGCACCCCGGTCCTGGTACTGACCGCTCTCGACTCGGTGAGCGAGCGCGTCGACGGTCTGGAGGCGGGCGCCGACGACTATCTCGTCAAGCCGTTCGCGCTCGACGAACTGATCGCACGCGTACGGGCGTTGCTGCGGCGGGCCGCGCCCGAGCAGCCGGAGCCGGAGCAGCTCGTCTTCGCGGACCTGGCCCTCGACCCGGCGACCCGGACCGGCCACCGGGGCGGGCGGCCGCTGGAGTTCAGCCGTACCGAGTTCGCCCTGCTGGAGCTGCTGATGCGCCACCCGCGCCAGGTACTGCCGCGCGAGATGATCCTCGAACTGGTGTGGGGCCGCGACTTCGGGCCCGACTCCAACTCCCTCGCGGTGTACGTGGGTTATCTGCGACGCAAGCTGGAGGCGGGCGGCGAGTCCCGGCTCGTCCACACCGTGCACGGGGTCGGCTACCGGCTGGACGCGGCATGA
- a CDS encoding sensor histidine kinase, translating to MSARHRLGARWRRHRPLRTRLAVAASAAVALVALGVCTAAFFVIRYELFHQLDLNLTQSATLAAQQGRGEAPGVLNGECRFLSAPACAQIVPRNPADDPAKPYLLPVPPQAREVAAGQRRPYFTNITLSGHPARMLTTTLTRGEALQVALRADTVEEGVRQAARLLVGVGAAGVLLAAGLGYWVSRTGLAPVARLTATAEHIAATRDPGHRIELPSGPPGREDEVTRLAASFNTMLGELEQSVTAQRRLVADASHELRTPLTALRTNAELLARGDRLTEAQRIRASSALGRQIREVTVMVNDLIDLARDEEPTPLLEEVRLAPLVAHTVDTARAHWPATPFRLDLVDASATLPGVPARLARLLSNLLDNAAKFSPAGAEVEVVLSARELTVRDHGPGIAEEDLPYVFDRFYRADRARALPGSGLGLAMARQIARAHGAELSVRNAVGGGAEFRVSWAG from the coding sequence ATGAGCGCGCGCCACCGGCTGGGGGCGCGCTGGCGGCGGCACCGCCCGCTGCGCACCCGGCTGGCCGTGGCCGCCTCGGCCGCGGTGGCGCTGGTCGCGCTCGGCGTCTGCACGGCCGCGTTCTTCGTGATCCGCTACGAGCTGTTCCACCAGCTGGACCTGAACCTCACCCAGTCGGCCACGCTCGCCGCCCAGCAGGGCCGGGGCGAGGCGCCCGGCGTCCTCAACGGCGAGTGCCGCTTCCTCTCCGCCCCGGCCTGCGCCCAGATCGTGCCCAGGAACCCGGCGGACGACCCGGCCAAGCCGTATCTGCTGCCCGTCCCGCCGCAGGCCCGGGAGGTCGCGGCCGGACAGCGCCGCCCCTACTTCACCAACATCACGCTCTCCGGCCACCCGGCCCGGATGCTCACCACCACGCTGACGCGCGGCGAGGCGCTCCAGGTCGCGCTGCGCGCCGACACGGTGGAGGAGGGCGTGCGCCAGGCGGCCCGGCTGCTCGTCGGCGTGGGCGCGGCCGGGGTGCTGCTCGCGGCCGGGCTCGGCTACTGGGTCTCGCGCACCGGGCTCGCCCCCGTCGCCCGGCTCACCGCGACCGCCGAGCACATCGCGGCCACCCGCGACCCCGGCCACCGCATCGAGCTGCCGTCGGGCCCGCCCGGCCGCGAGGACGAGGTGACCCGGCTCGCCGCGTCCTTCAACACCATGCTGGGCGAGCTGGAGCAGTCGGTGACCGCCCAGCGCCGCCTGGTCGCGGACGCCTCCCACGAGCTGCGCACCCCGCTCACCGCGCTGCGCACCAACGCCGAACTCCTGGCGCGCGGCGACCGGCTGACCGAGGCGCAGCGCATCCGCGCGTCCTCGGCGCTCGGCCGGCAGATCCGGGAGGTCACGGTGATGGTGAACGACCTGATCGACCTGGCCAGGGACGAGGAGCCGACCCCGCTCCTGGAGGAGGTCCGGCTCGCGCCGCTGGTGGCGCACACGGTGGACACGGCCCGGGCGCACTGGCCGGCCACCCCGTTCCGGCTCGATCTGGTGGACGCGTCCGCCACGCTGCCGGGGGTTCCGGCCCGTCTCGCCCGGCTGCTCTCCAACCTGCTGGACAACGCGGCGAAGTTCAGTCCGGCGGGGGCGGAGGTGGAAGTGGTGCTGTCCGCCCGGGAGTTGACGGTACGGGATCACGGGCCCGGGATCGCGGAGGAGGACCTCCCGTACGTCTTCGACCGGTTCTACCGGGCCGATCGGGCTCGGGCGTTGCCGGGGTCGGGGCTGGGGCTCGCCATGGCGCGGCAGATCGCTCGGGCGCATGGGGCGGAGCTGTCCGTGCGGAATGCGGTGGGTGGGGGTGCGGAGTTCCGGGTTTCGTGGGCCGGGTAG
- a CDS encoding methylmalonyl-CoA mutase, translated as MDADAIEEGRRRWQARYDKARKRDADFTTLSGDPVDPVYGPRPGDTYEGFERIGWPGEYPYTRGLHPTGYRGRTWTIRQFAGFGNAEQTNERYKMILAAGGGGLSVAFDMPTLMGRDSDDPRSLGEVGHCGVAIDSAADMEVLFKDIPLGDVTTSMTISGPAVPAFCMYLVAAERQGVDPAVLNGTLQTDIFKEYIAQKEWLFQPEPHLRLIGDLMEHCARGIPAYKPLSVSGYHIREAGATAAQELAYTLADGFGYVELGLSRGLDVDVFAPGLSFFFDAHLDFFEEIAKFRAARRIWARWMKEVYGAKTDKAQWLRFHTQTAGVSLTAQQPYNNVVRTAVEALSAILGGTNSLHTNALDETLALPSEQAAEIALRTQQVIMEETGVVNVADPLGGSWYVEQLTDRIEAEAEKIFDQIKERGTRAHPDGQHPIGPITSGILRGIEDGWFTGEIAESAFQYQQALEKGEKRVVGVNVHHGSVTGDLEILRVSHEVERDQVRVLADRKAARDEARVRSALDAMLAAARDGSNMIAPMLDAVRAEATLGEICGVLRDEWGIYTEPAGF; from the coding sequence ATGGACGCTGACGCCATCGAGGAGGGCCGCCGACGCTGGCAGGCCCGTTACGACAAGGCCCGCAAGCGGGACGCGGACTTCACCACGCTCTCCGGGGACCCGGTCGACCCGGTCTACGGCCCCCGCCCCGGCGACACCTACGAGGGCTTCGAGCGGATCGGCTGGCCCGGTGAGTACCCGTACACGCGCGGGCTCCACCCGACCGGCTACCGGGGCCGGACCTGGACCATCCGGCAGTTCGCCGGGTTCGGCAACGCCGAGCAGACCAACGAGCGCTACAAGATGATCCTCGCGGCGGGCGGCGGCGGCCTCTCCGTCGCCTTCGACATGCCGACCCTGATGGGCCGCGACTCCGACGACCCGCGCTCGCTGGGCGAGGTCGGCCACTGCGGCGTGGCCATCGACTCGGCCGCCGACATGGAGGTCCTCTTCAAGGACATCCCGCTCGGCGACGTCACCACGTCGATGACGATCAGCGGACCCGCCGTACCGGCGTTCTGCATGTACCTGGTGGCCGCCGAGCGCCAGGGCGTCGACCCGGCCGTCCTCAACGGCACGCTCCAGACCGACATCTTCAAGGAGTACATCGCGCAGAAGGAGTGGCTCTTCCAGCCCGAGCCGCACCTGCGCCTCATCGGCGACCTGATGGAGCACTGCGCCCGGGGCATCCCGGCGTACAAGCCGCTCTCGGTCTCCGGCTACCACATCCGCGAGGCCGGGGCGACGGCCGCGCAGGAGCTGGCGTACACGCTGGCGGACGGCTTCGGCTACGTCGAGCTGGGCCTGTCGCGCGGCCTCGACGTGGACGTCTTCGCGCCCGGCCTGTCCTTCTTCTTCGACGCGCACCTCGACTTCTTCGAGGAGATCGCCAAGTTCCGCGCCGCCCGCCGGATCTGGGCGCGCTGGATGAAGGAGGTGTACGGGGCGAAGACCGACAAGGCGCAGTGGCTGCGCTTCCACACCCAGACGGCCGGTGTCTCGCTGACCGCCCAGCAGCCGTACAACAACGTCGTGCGGACGGCGGTCGAGGCGCTCTCCGCGATCCTCGGCGGCACGAACTCGCTGCACACCAACGCCCTCGACGAGACGCTGGCCCTGCCCAGCGAGCAGGCCGCCGAGATCGCGCTGCGCACCCAGCAGGTGATCATGGAGGAGACGGGCGTGGTCAACGTGGCCGACCCGCTCGGCGGCTCCTGGTACGTGGAGCAGCTCACCGACCGCATCGAGGCGGAGGCCGAGAAGATCTTCGACCAGATCAAGGAGCGCGGGACCCGGGCGCACCCCGACGGGCAGCACCCGATCGGCCCGATCACCTCGGGCATCCTGCGCGGCATCGAGGACGGCTGGTTCACCGGCGAGATCGCCGAGTCGGCGTTCCAGTACCAGCAGGCCCTGGAGAAGGGCGAGAAGCGGGTCGTCGGCGTCAACGTGCACCACGGCTCGGTCACCGGCGACCTGGAGATCCTGCGGGTCAGCCACGAGGTGGAGCGCGACCAGGTCCGCGTCCTGGCCGACCGCAAGGCGGCGCGGGACGAGGCCCGGGTGCGGTCCGCCCTGGACGCGATGCTCGCCGCCGCGCGCGACGGCTCGAACATGATCGCCCCGATGCTGGACGCGGTGCGGGCGGAGGCGACGCTGGGAGAGATCTGCGGGGTGCTGCGCGACGAGTGGGGCATCTACACGGAGCCGGCCGGCTTCTAG
- a CDS encoding DUF3817 domain-containing protein, with protein sequence MKKSVLTRYRAMAYITGVLLVLLTLGVVAKYLLDMDGAADFTKVVGIAHGWLYVLYLVFAFDLGSKAKWPVGKQLWVLLAGTIPTAAFFVERKVSREVEALVADPAPATAQA encoded by the coding sequence ATGAAAAAGAGCGTGCTGACCCGGTACCGGGCGATGGCCTACATCACGGGTGTCCTCCTCGTCCTGCTGACCCTCGGCGTGGTCGCCAAGTACCTGCTGGACATGGACGGCGCGGCGGACTTCACCAAGGTCGTCGGCATCGCCCACGGCTGGCTGTACGTGCTGTACCTCGTCTTCGCCTTCGACCTCGGCTCCAAGGCGAAGTGGCCGGTCGGCAAGCAGCTGTGGGTGCTCCTCGCGGGCACGATTCCCACCGCCGCCTTCTTCGTCGAGCGCAAGGTCTCCCGCGAGGTCGAGGCCCTGGTCGCGGACCCGGCGCCGGCCACCGCCCAGGCGTAA
- a CDS encoding MarR family winged helix-turn-helix transcriptional regulator, whose amino-acid sequence MPKPLSLPFDPIARADELWQQRWGPVPSMGAITSIMRAHQILLAEVDAVVKPYGLTFARYEALVLLTFSKAGELPMSKIGERLMVHPTSVTNTVDRLVRSGLVDKRPNPNDGRGTLASITDKGREVVENATRDLMAMDFGLGAYDAEECGEIFALLRPLRVAARDFEDE is encoded by the coding sequence GTGCCCAAGCCCCTCAGCCTCCCGTTCGACCCCATCGCCCGCGCCGACGAGCTCTGGCAGCAGCGCTGGGGGCCGGTGCCCTCGATGGGGGCGATCACCTCGATCATGCGCGCGCACCAGATCCTGCTCGCCGAGGTCGACGCGGTCGTCAAGCCGTACGGGCTGACCTTCGCCCGGTACGAGGCGCTGGTGCTGCTCACCTTCTCCAAGGCGGGCGAGTTGCCGATGTCCAAGATCGGCGAGCGGCTGATGGTCCACCCGACCTCGGTCACCAACACGGTGGACCGGCTGGTCCGCTCCGGCCTCGTCGACAAGCGCCCCAACCCGAACGACGGACGGGGCACGCTCGCGTCCATCACCGACAAGGGCCGCGAGGTCGTCGAGAACGCGACGCGGGACCTGATGGCGATGGACTTCGGGCTCGGGGCGTACGACGCGGAGGAGTGCGGGGAGATCTTCGCGCTGCTGCGGCCCCTTCGGGTTGCCGCGCGCGACTTCGAGGACGAGTAG
- a CDS encoding glycoside hydrolase family 6 protein: MPRPAPRRGTARHRVLLAALLLTATAGCGGSSGPDSGPAPAVQGRSGDGAAPAPGGPFWVDPDSSAAKQIKIWTAQGRTADAEALRRIADRPMADWPAWDDPGPGIGRAVAGAAKEQRTVLLVAYNIPHRDCGGLSAGGAADSDTYRTWFGRFAEAIGDARAIVVLEPDAVAHMVDGCTTPDHWDQRYQLLNEALDRFKKLPNTKVYLDAGNPAWIPDPAKLVEPLTRAGVARADGFALNVSNFQTDDSVRAYGTRVAQGLGGKHFVIDTSRNGAGPLLDDRNQAWCNPPGRALGTPPTLNTGQPLLDAYLWIKRPGDSDGTCRGGPAAGSWWPEYALGLAKRAKP, from the coding sequence ATGCCCCGGCCCGCCCCCCGCCGTGGAACCGCCCGGCACCGCGTCCTGCTCGCCGCCCTGCTGCTGACCGCCACGGCCGGCTGCGGGGGCTCCAGCGGGCCGGACTCCGGCCCGGCGCCCGCCGTCCAGGGCCGCTCGGGCGACGGCGCCGCCCCCGCGCCCGGCGGGCCGTTCTGGGTCGACCCGGACAGCAGCGCCGCCAAGCAGATCAAGATCTGGACGGCCCAGGGCCGCACCGCCGACGCCGAGGCGCTGCGCCGGATCGCGGACCGGCCGATGGCGGACTGGCCCGCCTGGGACGACCCGGGGCCGGGCATCGGGCGGGCGGTGGCCGGGGCCGCCAAGGAGCAGCGCACGGTACTGCTCGTGGCCTACAACATCCCGCACCGCGACTGCGGCGGGCTCTCGGCGGGCGGCGCCGCGGACAGCGACACGTACCGCACCTGGTTCGGCAGGTTCGCCGAGGCGATCGGCGACGCCCGGGCCATCGTGGTCCTGGAGCCGGACGCGGTGGCCCACATGGTCGACGGCTGCACCACCCCCGACCACTGGGACCAGCGCTACCAGCTGCTCAACGAGGCGCTCGACCGCTTCAAGAAGCTGCCCAACACCAAGGTGTACCTGGACGCGGGCAACCCGGCCTGGATCCCGGACCCGGCCAAGCTGGTCGAGCCGCTGACCCGGGCCGGGGTGGCCCGCGCCGACGGGTTCGCGCTGAACGTCTCCAACTTCCAGACCGACGACTCGGTGCGCGCGTACGGCACCAGGGTCGCCCAGGGGCTGGGCGGCAAGCACTTCGTCATCGACACCAGCCGCAACGGCGCGGGCCCGCTGCTCGACGACCGCAACCAGGCGTGGTGCAATCCGCCGGGCCGCGCGCTCGGCACGCCGCCGACCCTGAACACCGGGCAGCCGCTGCTCGACGCGTACCTGTGGATCAAGCGGCCCGGCGACTCCGACGGCACCTGCCGGGGCGGCCCGGCGGCCGGCTCCTGGTGGCCGGAGTACGCCCTGGGGCTCGCCAAGCGCGCCAAGCCGTAG